The sequence CTCGTGCTGTTGGCCGTAAAGGCAAACGTAAACCAAGCACATTGCAGCAGAGCTTCAACAAGCCTGTTGTTGCGGTTAACCGCGATGTAGTCATTGGCGAGACTGTAACTGTCGCTGAATTGGCGAATAAAATGGCTGTAAAAGGCTCTCAGGTCATCAAAGCGATGATGAAACTGGGCGCAATGGCAACCATTAATCAGGTTATCGACCAAGAAACAGCACAGATGGTTGCTGAAGAAATGGGCCACAAAGTCATCCTGCGTCGTGAAAACGAGCTGGAAGAAGCACTGATGAGTGACCGTGATACTGGCATTGAAGCTACTGCCGAGCACCGCGCACCCGTCGTAACCATCATGGGCCACGTTGACCACGGTAAAACCTCTCTGCTGGACTACATCCGCTCCACGAAAGTGGCGTCAGGTGAAGCTGGCGGTATTACTCAGCACATCGGTGCTTATCACGTTGAAACTGAAAACGGCATGATCACCTTCCTGGATACCCCAGGACACGCCGCGTTTACTTCAATGCGTGCCCGTGGTGCCCAGGCAACGGACATCGTGGTACTGGTTGTTGCAGCTGACGATGGCGTGATGCCACAAACTATCGAAGCTATTCAGCATGCCAAAGCGGCGAAAGTGCCGGTTGTGGTTGCAGTGAACAAGATCGATAAACCAGAAGCTGATCCAGACCGCGTTAAAACCGAACTGTCTCAGTACGGTATCCAGCCAGAAGAGTGGGGCGGTGACTCTCAGTTCATCAACGTATCTGCGAAAGCCGGTATCGGTATTGATGAGTTGCTGAACGCGATCCTGTTGCAAGCTGAAGTTCTGGAGCTGAAAGCGGTTCGTACTGGCATGGCAAACGGTGTTGTTATCGAATCCTTCTTGGATAAAGGCCGTGGCCCTGTTGCTACCGTGCTGGTTCAACAAGGTACATTGAACAAAGGCGATATCGTACTGTGTGGCTTCGAGTATGGCCGTGTACGTGCGATGCGTGATGAGTTAGGCCGTGATATCACGTCTGCGGGTCCATCTATCCCCGTTGAGATTCTGGGCCTGTCCAGTGTTCCTGCTGCGGGTGATGAAGTGACTGTTGTTCGTGACGAGAAAAAAGCCCGTGAAGTTGCACTGTATCGTCAGGGCAAATTCCGTGAAGTTAAGCTGGCTCGTCAACAGAAATCCAAGCTGGAAAACATGTTTGCTAACATGACCGAAGGCGAAGTTTCTGAACTGAACATCGTAATCAAGTCTGACGTTCAGGGCTCTTGTGAGGCTATCTGCGACTCACTGGAAAAACTGTCTACCGATGAAGTGAAAGTCCGCATTGTCGGTTCAGGCGTGGGTGGTATCACAGAAACTGATGCAACACTGGCTGCTGCTTCTGGCGCGATTATCCTTGGCTTTAACGTTCGTGCTGATGCTTCAGCGCGCCGTGTGGTAGAAACCGAAGGTCTGGATCTGCGTTACTACTCAGTCATTTATAGCCTGATTGATGAAGTTAAACAGGCGATGAGCGGTATGCTGGCACCTGAGTACAAACAGCAAATCATTGGCTTGGCTGAAGTACGTGATGTGTTTAAATCACCGAAATTCGGTGCTATTGCAGGCTGTATGGTTACTGAAGGTGTGATTAAGCGTAATAATCCAATCCGTGTTCTGCGTGACAACGTAGTTATCTATGAAGGCGAGCTGGAATCTCTGCGCCGCTTCAAAGATGACGTTAACGAAGTGCGTAATGGCATGGAATGTGGTATCGGCGTTAAGAACTACAACGACGTCCGTACTGGTGATGTAATCGAAGTCTTCGAAATTATCGAAATCAAACGTACTATCGATTAATCGCCTCAGATCTGCTTATATCCATTTGGGGGGCCTTGGCCCCCCAACTTGTCTGGAGAATCCAAATGGCAAAAGAATTCAGCCGTTCTCAGCGTGTTTCGCAGGAAATGCAAAAAGAGATCGCACTCATCTTACAGCGTGAAATCAAAGACCCGCGTGTTGGCATGGCTACCGTATCAGGTATCGAGCTGTCGCGTGATTTGGCTTACGCTAAAGTTTTTGTGACCTTTTTGAACGTATTAACCGATAACGCAGATCCGGATACGGTAAAAAATGGCATTAAAGCACTGCAAGATGCCTCCGGTTATATCCGCACTTTGCTGGGTAAAGCGATGCGTCTGCGTATCGTGCCAGAACTGACCTTCGCTTATGACAACTCTCTGATTGAAGGGATGCGGATGTCTAACTTGGTGACGAACGTTATCAAAAATGATGTAGAACGTCAGGTTAATCCAGGTAGCGACGAGGAGAAGTAATGGGTCGTCCACGTCGTCGCGGCCGTGACATTAACGGCGTTCTGTTATTGGATAAGCCGCTGGGCCTCTCCTCTAATGACGTTTTACAGAAAGTAAAACGCCTCTTTAGCGCGAACCGCGCAGGGCATACAGGTGCGCTTGATCCACTGGCAACCGGTATGCTGCCTATCTGTCTGGGCGAAGCGACCAAATTTTCCCAATTTTTGCTGGATTCAGATAAACGCTACCGCGTAGTCGCTCGTTTAGGGCAACGTACTGATACTTCGGATGCCGAAGGTGCGTTAATCAGCGAGCGAGAGGTCAACGTGACTCAGGCTCAGATGGATGCTGCTCTGGAGAGTTTCCGTGGCGATAGTCAGCAAATTCCATCTATGTATTCTGCGCTCAAGCACCAAGGTAAACCGTTGTATGAATATGCCCGTCAGGGGATTGAAGTAGAGCGTGAAGCCCGCAGTATTACAGTGTACGAATTGCTCTTTATCCGCTGGGAAGGCAACGATCTTGAGCTGGAAATTCACTGTTCCAAAGGCACTTATATTCGCACCATCATTGATGATTTGGGTGAGTTGTTAGGTTGCGGCGCACATGTCAGTTATCTGCGTCGGTTGCAAGTGGCCACTTACCCGAGTGACCGCATGGTGACTTTAGAACAGCTAAAAGCCATGGTTGAAACGGCTCAGGCAGAGGAGCGTTCACCAAATCCAGAACTGGATATTCTGCTGCTCCCGATGGACAGTGCAGTATTAAACTTCCCTGAAGTCAATCTGTTACCCGCAGTAGCTGCCTATGTTAAACAGGGGCAACCGGTGCATGTATCTGGCGCTCCTGATGAAGGAATGGTCCGTATCACTGAAGGCGAAGAGCGCAATTTTATTGGTATTGGCACTATCGCAGAAGATGGTCGAGTTGCACCGAAACGTTTGGTTGTGGAATACACCGAGTAGGGTCTAGCGGCCTTTCTTGCGATCCCGTGGCTCAAAGAGTAGAATAGTGCGGCTTACATATTGGGTTGCTGAATTAGAGATCGGCGCCTGTCTTAATTTATCTATATATTTGGAGTTGTATCATGTCTCTAAGTGTTGAAGCGAAAGCTAAAATTGTTGCTGACTTCGGTCGCGGTGAAAATGACACCGGTTCAAGCGAAGTTCAGGTTGCTCTGTTGACTGCTCAAATTAACCATTTGCAAGGTCACTTCTCCGAGCACAAAAAAGATCACCATAGCCGTCGTGGTCTGCTGCGTATGGTATCCACGCGTCGTAAGCTGCTGGACTACCTGAAGCGTGAAGATGTAGCACGTTATGCTTCCCTGATCGAGCGTCTGGGTCTGCGTCGCTAAGTCTGCGAGTTTCGGGAAAAAGGGGCCAATAGGCCCCTTTTTTCTAAGAAGCAATGATAAAATACGTTAGTATATTGTTATTATTATATAAGATTTAAAAATAGGATCTTCCGGTGCAGAGGTTCGCGCGGCTAATGAGAGACTTTAACTCAATGAGGGTTAAGGATTGTCATTAGTCGCGAGGATGCAGTGTGAAGGTAATAGTGACAGGTGGATGAGATCGTCAATACGATCCGGCACCGCATAGTATAAGGATACTATTTTGCTGACTCCGATTATTCGTAAATTCCAGTACGGCCAACATACCGTCACCATCGAAACGGGCATGATGGCTCGTCAGGCAACTGCTGCTGTTATGGTAAGCATGGACGACACCGCAGTATTCGTGACTGTTGTTGGCCAAAAGAAAGCTAAACCAGGCCAGAGCTTCTTCCCGCTGACGGTTAACTATCAGGAGCGTACTTACGCTGCTGGCCGTATCCCAGGCAGCTTCTTCCGTCGTGAAGGCCGCCCAAGTGAAGGCGAAACACTGACTTCACGTCTGATTGACCGTCCAATTCGTCCACTGTTCCCAGACAGCTTCCTGAACGAAGTTCAGGTGATCGCGACTGTTGTTTCTGTTAACCCACAAGTTAACCCAGACATCGTGGCACTGATTGGTGCTTCAGCTGCATTGAGCCTGTCAGGTATTCCATTCAACGGCCCAATCGGTGCTGCTCGCGTTGGTTTCATCAACGACCAGTATGTGCTGAACCCAACGACCGACGAACTGAAAGAGAGCCGTCTGGACTTGGTTGTTGCTGGTACTGCGGGCGCAGTATTGATGGTTGAATCTGAAGCAGATATTCTGTCTGAAGATCAAATGTTGGGCGCGGTTGTCTTCGGCCATGAACAACAACAAGTTGTGATTGAAAATATCAACGCTCTGGTTGCCGAAGCCGGTAAACCTAAGTGGGATTGGCATGCTGAGCCAGTTAACGAAGCGCTGCACGCGCGTGTTGCTGAGCTGGCTGAAGCTCGTCTGGGTGATGCATACCGCATTACTGAGAAACAAGAGCGCTATACTCAAGTTGATGCGATCAAAGCTGATGTGACTGAAGCATTGCTGGCACAAGACGAATCTTTGAATGCTTCTGAAATTCAGGACATTCTGGGCGATGTTGAGAAAAATGTCGTTCGTAGCCGAGTATTGCGTGGCGAACCGCGTATCGATGGCCGCGAAAAAGATATGATCCGTGGTCTGGATGTGCGTACTGGCGTATTACCACGCACTCATGGTTCTGCATTGTTCACCCGTGGTGAAACTCAGGCACTGGTTACGGCCACACTGGGTACTGCACGTGATGCGCAAAATATTGATGAGCTGATGGGTGAGCGTACTGACTCATTCCTGCTACACTATAATTTCCCTCCATATTGTGTTGGTGAAACCGGTATGGTTGGCTCACCTAAGCGTCGTGAGATTGGCCATGGCCGTCTGGCGAAACGTGGTGTGTTGGCAGTCATGCCAAGCCCGAGCGAGTTCCCTTATACTGTTCGTGTGGTTTCTGAAATCACCGAGTCTAACGGTTCTTCCTCAATGGCTTCTGTTTGTGGTGCTTCTCTGGCCCTGATGGATGCAGGCGTGCCAATTAAAGCCGCTGTTGCGGGTATCGCGATGGGTCTGGTTAAAGAAAATGAAAACTTTGTGGTCCTGTCTGACATTCTGGGTGACGAAGATCACTTGGGCGACATGGACTTTAAAGTAGCCGGTAGCCGTGACGGTATCACCGCACTGCAGATGGACATTAAAATTGAAGGTATCACCCGCGAAATCATGCAGGTGGCTCTGAATCAGGCCAAGGGTGCGCGTCTGCACATTCTGGGTGTGATGGAACAGGCTATCAGCACACCTCGTGGTGATATCTCTGAGTTTGCTCCACGTATCTACACCATGAAAATCAATCCTGAGAAAATCAAGGATGTGATCGGCAAAGGTGGTTCTGTGATTCGTGCGCTGACTGATGAAACAGGCACCACGATTGAAATCGAAGATGATGGTACCATTAAGATTGCAGCAACCGACGGCGACAAAGCAAAACACGCTATTCGTCGCATTGAAGAAATTACCGCTGAAATCGAAGTGAACCGTATCTATGCGGGTAAAGTGACGCGTATCGTTGATTTCGGTGCATTTGTGGCAATCGGCGGCGGTAAAGAAGGTCTGGTTCATATTTCTCAAATCGCTGACAAGCGCGTCGAGAAAGTGACAGATTACCTGCAAATGGGCCAGGAAGTGCCAGTTAAAGTAATGGAAGTTGATCGCCAGGGTCGTATCCGCCTGAGCATCAAAGAAGCCACTACTCCTGACGCAGAAGCTCC comes from Yersinia mollaretii ATCC 43969 and encodes:
- the rbfA gene encoding 30S ribosome-binding factor RbfA, whose protein sequence is MAKEFSRSQRVSQEMQKEIALILQREIKDPRVGMATVSGIELSRDLAYAKVFVTFLNVLTDNADPDTVKNGIKALQDASGYIRTLLGKAMRLRIVPELTFAYDNSLIEGMRMSNLVTNVIKNDVERQVNPGSDEEK
- the rpsO gene encoding 30S ribosomal protein S15, which gives rise to MSLSVEAKAKIVADFGRGENDTGSSEVQVALLTAQINHLQGHFSEHKKDHHSRRGLLRMVSTRRKLLDYLKREDVARYASLIERLGLRR
- the infB gene encoding translation initiation factor IF-2, with the translated sequence MTDVTVKSLAAEIQTPVDRLVQQFADAGINKSEVDSVTQQEKETLLAHLNREHGSAPNKLTLQRKTRSTLNIPSTGGKSKSVQIEVRKKRTYVNTPEAEQAKAEEQAQREAEEQAQREAEAAAQKIAEEKAKRAAEEQAKREAAEKAKRQAAEKEKVTNQQTDEKTKPAQTDKARREAEAAELKRSVEEETRRKVEEDAKRVAEEARKMAAENEGKWPEPVAEQTESADYHVTTSQHARAAEDENDAKVEGDRRSRTRGGKATKQKKGNKLSESKADREEARAVGRKGKRKPSTLQQSFNKPVVAVNRDVVIGETVTVAELANKMAVKGSQVIKAMMKLGAMATINQVIDQETAQMVAEEMGHKVILRRENELEEALMSDRDTGIEATAEHRAPVVTIMGHVDHGKTSLLDYIRSTKVASGEAGGITQHIGAYHVETENGMITFLDTPGHAAFTSMRARGAQATDIVVLVVAADDGVMPQTIEAIQHAKAAKVPVVVAVNKIDKPEADPDRVKTELSQYGIQPEEWGGDSQFINVSAKAGIGIDELLNAILLQAEVLELKAVRTGMANGVVIESFLDKGRGPVATVLVQQGTLNKGDIVLCGFEYGRVRAMRDELGRDITSAGPSIPVEILGLSSVPAAGDEVTVVRDEKKAREVALYRQGKFREVKLARQQKSKLENMFANMTEGEVSELNIVIKSDVQGSCEAICDSLEKLSTDEVKVRIVGSGVGGITETDATLAAASGAIILGFNVRADASARRVVETEGLDLRYYSVIYSLIDEVKQAMSGMLAPEYKQQIIGLAEVRDVFKSPKFGAIAGCMVTEGVIKRNNPIRVLRDNVVIYEGELESLRRFKDDVNEVRNGMECGIGVKNYNDVRTGDVIEVFEIIEIKRTID
- the truB gene encoding tRNA pseudouridine(55) synthase TruB, with product MGRPRRRGRDINGVLLLDKPLGLSSNDVLQKVKRLFSANRAGHTGALDPLATGMLPICLGEATKFSQFLLDSDKRYRVVARLGQRTDTSDAEGALISEREVNVTQAQMDAALESFRGDSQQIPSMYSALKHQGKPLYEYARQGIEVEREARSITVYELLFIRWEGNDLELEIHCSKGTYIRTIIDDLGELLGCGAHVSYLRRLQVATYPSDRMVTLEQLKAMVETAQAEERSPNPELDILLLPMDSAVLNFPEVNLLPAVAAYVKQGQPVHVSGAPDEGMVRITEGEERNFIGIGTIAEDGRVAPKRLVVEYTE
- the pnp gene encoding polyribonucleotide nucleotidyltransferase, which gives rise to MLTPIIRKFQYGQHTVTIETGMMARQATAAVMVSMDDTAVFVTVVGQKKAKPGQSFFPLTVNYQERTYAAGRIPGSFFRREGRPSEGETLTSRLIDRPIRPLFPDSFLNEVQVIATVVSVNPQVNPDIVALIGASAALSLSGIPFNGPIGAARVGFINDQYVLNPTTDELKESRLDLVVAGTAGAVLMVESEADILSEDQMLGAVVFGHEQQQVVIENINALVAEAGKPKWDWHAEPVNEALHARVAELAEARLGDAYRITEKQERYTQVDAIKADVTEALLAQDESLNASEIQDILGDVEKNVVRSRVLRGEPRIDGREKDMIRGLDVRTGVLPRTHGSALFTRGETQALVTATLGTARDAQNIDELMGERTDSFLLHYNFPPYCVGETGMVGSPKRREIGHGRLAKRGVLAVMPSPSEFPYTVRVVSEITESNGSSSMASVCGASLALMDAGVPIKAAVAGIAMGLVKENENFVVLSDILGDEDHLGDMDFKVAGSRDGITALQMDIKIEGITREIMQVALNQAKGARLHILGVMEQAISTPRGDISEFAPRIYTMKINPEKIKDVIGKGGSVIRALTDETGTTIEIEDDGTIKIAATDGDKAKHAIRRIEEITAEIEVNRIYAGKVTRIVDFGAFVAIGGGKEGLVHISQIADKRVEKVTDYLQMGQEVPVKVMEVDRQGRIRLSIKEATTPDAEAPAPEAAE